Proteins from one Salmo salar chromosome ssa29, Ssal_v3.1, whole genome shotgun sequence genomic window:
- the LOC106590464 gene encoding transferrin receptor protein 1: MAATINQARSALSKMFNSERYSHFTLQSDGEEDGGSHVEVRLSDDVVDDHAPSEQVGQPGGSPSYMPRPQQNYRKVCYLALGTLFIFIIGYLIGYVSHHSHRKEPITCDSEQEVGVAEEAVVESSLSWNDITSLLAQRLTPDAFNSRLSDVEQPDHAAGSSADGILEYRVFDSFKSLEMEAWTDVHHVQLQTANSQKPNRVLIGQEEVGQPKGYLAYSATGKAQGKAVYGNYGSREDLMLLQTLKVELNGTVILLRATGQISLAQQVANVAALGVSAVLIYLDPKDYKFQPTTELYGHVHLGSGDPFTPGFPSFNHTQFPPTQSSGLPTVLAQSITAASAAKILTRIGGLESPLSFKGSLDNVKYTLGGASSEDVTVEVNNVLQDTEIHNIFGVIKGFTEPDRYVVLGAQRDAWGPGYAKATVGTTLLLELARAVSEMVHTDGFRPRRSLVFASWSAGEYGCVGSTEWLEGFFSSLDRRAFTYISLDGVVTGHGEFKASASPLLYSLLESTMKEVKNPIGFGESGKSLYDKVSGVNFERAVFEPMKMEDSAYPFLASSGIPSLSFRFVSQGSEAYPYYGTSLDNKDHLGYATAHRLSSLATGAGLVAGQLALRLVHDHILRLDVQRYRTVLSQSVFKINQRLKQVTRDGSAEDLSARWLIMALGSYSRAATDLNTELLNTDLTDTLACHNINDRIMRVEHNLLSPYVSPKEVPFRHLLFGRGSHTLAALLEGEDREALRTQLALATWTLQGCANALSGDVWDSDNQI; the protein is encoded by the exons ATGGCAGCAACTATCAATCAAGCAAGGTCGGCACTTTCAAAAATG tttaacAGTGAGCGGTACAGCCACTTCACTCTGCAGTCGGACGGAGAGGAAGACGGAGGGAGCCACGTGGAGGTGAGACTGTCTGATGATGTTGTAGATGACCACGCCCCCTCTGAGCAGGTGGGCCAACCAGGAGGCTCGCCCTCATACATGCCCCGCCCACAGCAAAACTACCGCAAAGTGTGTTATCTGGCTCTCGGAACCCTCTTCATCTTCATCATCG GTTATCTGATTGGCTATGTGAGCCACCACTCCCACCGCAAGGAGCCAATCACTTGTGATTCTGAGCAGGAAGTGGGCGTAGCTGAGGAGGCTGTAGTAGAATCCTCtctatcctggaatgacatcacCAGCTTGCTGGCACAAAGACTGACTCCTGACGCCTTCAACAGCAGactgag tgatgTTGAACAGCCAGATCACGCGGCAGGGAGCAGTGCAGACGGCATTCTGGAATATCGTGTGTTTGACAGCTTTAAGAGTCTGGAGATGGAGGCCTGGACTGACGTACACCATGTCCAACTACAGACagccaacag TCAGAAGCCAAACCGTGTTCTGATTGGCCAAGAGGAGGTGGGCCAGCCTAAGGGCTATCTGGCCTATAGTGCCACAGGAAAAGCTCAG GGCAAGGCGGTGTATGGTAACTATGGGAGTCGAGAGGACTTGATGCTGCTACAGACTCTGAAGGTTGAGCTGAATGGCACTGTGATTCTACTAAGAGCTACAGGACAGATCAGCCTGGCACAGCAG GTGGCTAATGTAGCAGCATTGGGAGTATCTGCTGTGTTGATTTACCTCGACCCTAAAGACTACAAGTTCCAACCAACTACTGAACTGTATGGACAT GTCCATCTAGGTTCAGGAGACCCCTTCACGCCAGGCTTCCCATCCTTCAACCACACCCAGTTCCCTCCCACCCAGTCCTCTGGTCTGCCTACTGTACTGGCCCAAAGCATTACTGCTGCTAGTGCTGCCAAGATACTAAC GCGTATAGGTGGGCTTGAGTCCCCTCTCAGTTTTAAAGGCTCACTGGACAATGTGAAGTACACCCTGGGAGGGGCCAGTAGTGAAGATGTCACTGTGGAGGTGAACAACGTGCTGCAGGACACAGAGATCCACAACATCTTTGGAGTCATCAAGGGCTTCACTGAGCcag atcggTACGTGGTACTGGGGGCTCAGAGGGATGCGTGGGGTCCAGGCTACGCTAAAGCCACTGTCGGGACCACACTGCTGCTGGAGCTGGCTAGAGCTGTGTCTGAGATGGTGCACACAg atggtttCCGTCCCAGGAGGAGTCTGGTGTTTGCCAGTTGGAGTGCAGGAGAATACGGCTGTGTTGGATCTACAGAGTGGCTGGAG GGTTTCTTCTCCTCTCTGGACAGAAGAGCTTTCACCTACATCAGTCTGGACGGAGTGGTCACTG GCCATGGTGAATTCAAAGCGTCTGCCAGTCCCCTGCTCTACAGCCTTCTGGAAAGCACCATGAAGGAGGTGAAGAATCCCATTGGTTTTGGAGAGTCTGGGAAGTCTCTGTATGATAAGGTGTCTGGAGTCAACTTTGAGAGGGCAGT gtTTGAGCCCATGAAGATGGAAGACTCTGCATATCCCTTCTTGGCCTCCTCTggaatcccctctctctccttccgctTCGTCTCTCAgggg TCTGAGGCCTACCCGTACTACGGCACCTCTCTTGACAACAAGGATCACCTTGGTTACGCCACCGCCCATCGCCTTAGTTCCCTAGCCACTGGGGCGGGATTGGTCGCAGGTCAGCTGGCGTTACGATTGGTCCACGACCACATACTGCGTCTAGATGTGCAACGCTACAGGACGGTTCTCAGCCAATCTGTGTTCAAGATCAACCAGCGCCTCAAACAAGTCACCCGG GATGGTTCTGCCGAGGATCTGTCAGCCCGTTGGCTCATTATGGCCTTAGGATCCTACAGTAGAGCTGCTACTGACCTCAACACTGAGCTACTCAACACCGACCTCACTGACACACTGGCCTGCCACAACATCAACGACCGCATCATGAGG gtgGAACACAACCTCCTGTCTCCGTATGTCTCCCCCAAAGAGGTTCCATTCCGCCACCTGCTGTTTGGCCGTGGTTCCCACACCCTGGCAGCCCTGttggagggggaggacagggaggcgCTGCGGACCCAGCTGGCCCTGGCCACCTGGACGCTACAGGGCTGTGCCAACGCTCTCTCTGGAGACGTCTGGGACAGCGACAACCAgatctaa